One uncultured Gellertiella sp. genomic window carries:
- a CDS encoding L,D-transpeptidase yields the protein MVAPAAASSLVARISISDQKMIVYENGSEKYIWPVSTARPGYSTPSGSYSAKWASRFHRSKKYDNAPMPFAIFFNGGYAVHATYDIKHLGKPASHGCVRLHPDNAATFYSMALAEGLGNTRIIINK from the coding sequence ATGGTTGCGCCTGCCGCGGCCTCCAGTCTTGTGGCCAGGATCAGTATTTCCGATCAGAAGATGATCGTCTATGAGAACGGCTCGGAGAAATATATCTGGCCGGTTTCGACAGCAAGGCCTGGCTATTCCACGCCCTCCGGCAGTTATTCGGCGAAATGGGCATCGCGGTTTCATCGCTCGAAGAAGTATGACAATGCGCCGATGCCTTTTGCGATCTTCTTCAATGGCGGATATGCCGTCCATGCGACCTATGACATCAAGCATCTCGGCAAGCCCGCCTCGCATGGCTGCGTGCGGCTGCATCCCGACAATGCCGCGACCTTCTACTCGATGGCGCTGGCCGAAGGGCTCGGCAATACACGGATCATCATCAACAAGTGA